In a genomic window of uncultured Flavobacterium sp.:
- a CDS encoding prolyl oligopeptidase family serine peptidase has protein sequence MKKILLLCTLVLSVHSLSAQKKALDQATYDQWKRVGSKALSYNGKWISYSTVFQDENKENTNQFIIQEAPKGKRLVLNNVNDLKFIGKKDWIQYSVNDSTFLQNLKSGVKKLWKSPHYTNALEGTDFLYYTRPEASKGNFFLQRLVCYNLETNDSLSIKNIKGSRFIKNNKAIVYVQIEDDKVYLKHGIPRGKQETIYSGKAADFGDFQLNSNENGGTFTLKGNNSADFNLVYYFNMNTNSVNSLFNYDDITLNDPAFSISKSAYGLNENSTIIQLQVNSNQRPENTQIPRSEIEVWKSMQGTMERRQELLRNTKTLPSEQKFLYDIKNKKVIKAASTGEFDQLAIPESGNFKGFFGMDKKPYTVEVDWTFNERNDIFWIDAQTGKSTKVLSGVFGSVSWNPQGTFAVMYDEKQKAWTVFDPNTLQFKNISSQIAFPIFDENVDMASLVTAYGIAGWLNNGNTLVIYDQFDMWAIDLTNKKAPYSITQGYGRKNNVELRYSESGYIGDLDQKKSFNLIGFDNVHKSKGVYKFANNTITKVFADANYNTKIEATSGDNSTVLFTKESYTIFPDLWWATSAFGAQQKITDVNPQQKEYAWGTSKLITWKDFNGKQNQGNLYLPENYDSKKTYPVIVHFYEKHTEEFNVHHLPEVSTSNINIPTYVSKGYIVFQPDVHYVYGSPGNSVYNDVVSGVEYLIASGITEKGKIGIQGHSFGGYETSFLTTQTDVFSCAIVGSGVSNFTANYPVMRSNGISTMFKYEADQYRMGSSLHDNLDGYIKNSPLFSAKNIKTPILIFHNDNDRAVPYQEGQSLFFALRRLGKPAWLVNYKKEGHTLEDAGNKKDWTTKMQQYFDYYLKGADRPSWM, from the coding sequence ATGAAAAAAATACTTTTACTGTGTACACTCGTTTTGAGTGTACATAGTTTATCGGCACAGAAAAAAGCTCTTGACCAAGCTACCTACGATCAATGGAAGAGAGTAGGAAGCAAAGCCTTATCTTATAATGGTAAATGGATCTCGTACAGCACCGTTTTTCAGGATGAGAACAAAGAAAACACAAATCAGTTTATTATTCAGGAAGCGCCAAAAGGGAAACGTTTGGTCTTGAATAATGTTAATGATTTGAAGTTTATCGGAAAAAAAGACTGGATTCAATACAGTGTAAATGACAGCACTTTTTTGCAAAACCTAAAATCAGGTGTCAAGAAACTTTGGAAAAGCCCACATTATACAAACGCACTTGAAGGAACAGATTTTTTATATTACACACGTCCCGAGGCTTCAAAAGGCAATTTTTTTCTACAGCGTTTAGTTTGTTATAATCTTGAAACTAATGACAGTTTATCAATTAAAAACATAAAAGGATCTCGTTTTATCAAAAACAATAAAGCGATTGTTTACGTTCAGATAGAAGATGATAAAGTATATCTGAAACATGGAATTCCAAGAGGAAAACAAGAAACAATCTATAGCGGAAAAGCAGCAGATTTTGGTGATTTTCAATTAAATTCAAATGAAAATGGCGGAACTTTTACCTTAAAAGGCAATAATAGCGCTGATTTTAATTTGGTCTATTATTTTAATATGAATACCAATTCAGTAAATTCTTTATTCAATTATGATGATATTACGTTAAACGATCCTGCATTTTCGATTTCAAAATCAGCTTACGGATTAAACGAGAATAGTACCATTATTCAGTTGCAGGTAAACTCCAATCAGCGTCCTGAAAATACACAGATTCCAAGATCAGAAATTGAAGTTTGGAAATCAATGCAAGGAACAATGGAGCGCAGACAAGAATTGCTGAGAAATACCAAAACGTTGCCAAGCGAACAAAAATTTCTTTATGATATTAAAAATAAAAAAGTCATAAAAGCAGCTTCAACAGGAGAATTTGATCAGTTAGCTATTCCTGAATCAGGCAATTTTAAAGGGTTTTTCGGAATGGATAAAAAGCCATATACAGTTGAAGTTGACTGGACATTTAATGAGCGTAATGATATTTTTTGGATTGATGCTCAAACAGGAAAATCTACTAAAGTACTTTCAGGAGTTTTTGGAAGTGTATCGTGGAATCCTCAGGGAACTTTCGCAGTTATGTACGACGAAAAACAAAAAGCATGGACCGTTTTTGACCCAAATACATTACAATTTAAAAATATTAGTTCACAAATTGCTTTTCCAATATTTGATGAAAATGTTGATATGGCATCGCTTGTAACAGCTTATGGAATTGCAGGTTGGCTAAACAACGGAAACACTTTAGTAATTTACGATCAGTTTGATATGTGGGCAATTGACCTTACCAATAAAAAAGCACCATATTCTATAACTCAGGGTTACGGCAGAAAAAATAATGTAGAATTACGCTATAGCGAAAGTGGCTATATTGGAGATTTAGATCAGAAAAAATCATTTAATTTAATTGGTTTTGATAACGTTCATAAATCTAAAGGTGTTTATAAATTTGCCAATAATACAATCACAAAAGTATTTGCTGATGCGAATTATAATACCAAAATAGAAGCAACGTCAGGAGACAATTCAACTGTACTTTTTACAAAAGAAAGCTATACTATATTTCCTGATTTATGGTGGGCAACTTCAGCTTTTGGAGCACAACAGAAAATTACCGATGTGAATCCGCAACAAAAAGAATATGCTTGGGGAACTTCCAAATTAATTACGTGGAAAGATTTTAACGGAAAACAAAATCAGGGAAATTTATACCTTCCTGAAAATTATGACAGCAAAAAAACATATCCGGTAATTGTTCATTTTTATGAAAAACATACTGAAGAATTTAATGTCCATCACTTACCGGAAGTTAGTACTTCAAACATCAATATTCCAACTTATGTAAGCAAAGGTTATATTGTTTTTCAGCCAGACGTGCATTACGTTTATGGCTCACCGGGAAACAGCGTTTACAATGATGTAGTTAGCGGAGTTGAATATTTAATCGCAAGCGGCATTACAGAAAAAGGAAAAATTGGAATTCAGGGACATAGTTTTGGCGGTTATGAAACTTCTTTCTTAACGACACAAACAGATGTTTTCAGTTGTGCGATTGTAGGTTCAGGCGTAAGCAATTTTACGGCAAATTATCCTGTTATGCGATCAAATGGTATTTCAACAATGTTCAAATATGAAGCCGATCAATACCGTATGGGAAGTTCTTTGCATGACAATCTGGATGGATATATTAAGAATTCGCCACTTTTCTCGGCTAAGAATATAAAAACACCAATTCTTATTTTTCACAATGATAATGATCGCGCGGTTCCTTATCAGGAAGGACAATCCTTGTTTTTTGCACTTCGTCGTTTAGGAAAACCGGCATGGTTGGTAAACTACAAAAAAGAAGGGCATACTCTGGAAGATGCCGGAAACAAAAAAGACTGGACAACCAAAATGCAACAGTATTTTGATTACTACTTAAAAGGCGCAGATCGCCCGAGCTGGATGTAA
- a CDS encoding TlpA disulfide reductase family protein — MLKKINIKFLVLAICAFTLQVTSQETKLRLTGMPDIPIPGSTLNMTYDAKGGPLENINEINGYAYVFNDYNWEIEDVKMKKNGAVWSADFTVPKSCAFIAFKFYGNTENGLVTDTGQDTGYMLVVFKEPKVKMPGADLAWATFRNKDFNGQFSGYFKDFTIEGDASEYWLKKEVADNGNNFPKFIDTYIKILKVQKPEKFNELGHRFLGDFTKKMNGLPEEVFIKVQNLYAYDLNDKVKGDSLETVITKQFPKGAFMRLKTFQKIAPIADAAERNKAALQFLADFPYSSEVPESQNYLYDNISKMVFGYYFDAKDYAAVLKLIPTMNFASINDCYHQYISKALYVKSVEPTVIETMAVPMIKEMQAKINDLSYMQGIYWSPNQATENAKNQLNDEMVIQIRMYNILKKYKEVLDCFELLPTQKRYEKASINDIHIAALEALNKPTLEVLQNAAKANALSEGATAKLKEQYLKEGKKESDFPSYLEKLKKENNPEEKIALMAPVKAPAINVLTADGKPKQLNLNSGKIIVIDFWATWCGPCKKAFPAMQQLVNNFKEDKQVEVYFISTQENKEGYKKEALAYLKEKGLTITTLFDLVKKGGGTNNASFSKYAAIFKSSGIPRKVVIKNGEIRFTSEGYSGNPGQLVDELTNVINALKKE; from the coding sequence ATGTTAAAAAAAATAAATATCAAATTTTTGGTATTGGCAATTTGCGCCTTTACCTTACAAGTTACAAGTCAGGAAACTAAGTTGAGATTAACCGGAATGCCAGATATTCCCATTCCGGGTTCAACGCTAAATATGACGTATGATGCCAAAGGCGGACCACTTGAAAACATCAATGAAATCAATGGTTATGCTTATGTATTTAATGATTACAACTGGGAGATTGAAGATGTTAAAATGAAGAAAAATGGCGCTGTTTGGAGTGCAGATTTTACAGTTCCAAAAAGTTGTGCCTTCATAGCTTTCAAATTTTACGGAAATACCGAGAATGGTTTAGTGACAGATACAGGTCAGGATACCGGATATATGCTGGTTGTTTTTAAAGAACCTAAAGTAAAAATGCCCGGAGCAGATTTGGCTTGGGCAACTTTTAGAAACAAAGATTTCAATGGACAATTTTCAGGATATTTTAAAGATTTTACAATTGAAGGAGACGCCTCAGAATATTGGTTGAAAAAAGAAGTAGCTGATAACGGAAACAACTTTCCAAAATTTATTGACACTTATATTAAAATATTAAAGGTTCAGAAACCCGAAAAATTTAATGAATTAGGACACCGATTTCTGGGAGATTTTACAAAAAAAATGAACGGTTTACCGGAAGAAGTTTTTATAAAAGTTCAAAATTTATATGCGTATGATTTGAATGATAAAGTAAAAGGAGATTCTCTTGAAACCGTAATTACAAAACAATTTCCTAAAGGAGCTTTTATGCGTTTGAAAACTTTCCAGAAAATTGCCCCAATCGCTGATGCTGCCGAAAGAAACAAAGCTGCTCTTCAATTTTTAGCTGATTTCCCGTATAGTTCAGAAGTTCCTGAATCACAGAATTATTTGTATGATAATATTTCTAAAATGGTGTTTGGTTACTATTTTGATGCCAAAGATTATGCAGCAGTTTTAAAACTAATTCCAACAATGAATTTTGCTTCAATAAACGATTGTTATCACCAATATATCTCAAAAGCATTGTATGTAAAATCTGTTGAACCAACAGTAATTGAGACTATGGCAGTGCCAATGATCAAAGAAATGCAGGCAAAAATCAATGATTTGTCATACATGCAGGGAATTTACTGGTCGCCAAATCAAGCCACTGAAAATGCAAAAAATCAGTTGAATGATGAAATGGTTATTCAGATTCGTATGTATAACATTTTAAAGAAATACAAAGAAGTTTTGGATTGTTTCGAATTGCTTCCAACTCAAAAACGTTATGAAAAAGCAAGTATCAACGACATTCACATTGCCGCTTTAGAAGCATTGAATAAACCAACTTTAGAAGTTTTGCAAAATGCGGCAAAAGCCAATGCATTGTCAGAAGGAGCAACGGCAAAATTAAAAGAGCAGTATTTAAAAGAAGGAAAAAAAGAAAGTGATTTCCCGTCTTATTTAGAGAAACTAAAAAAAGAAAATAATCCCGAAGAAAAAATTGCTTTGATGGCTCCTGTAAAAGCTCCGGCAATTAATGTTCTAACTGCCGACGGGAAACCAAAACAATTGAATTTAAACAGCGGAAAAATTATCGTAATCGACTTTTGGGCAACTTGGTGTGGTCCTTGCAAAAAAGCGTTTCCTGCGATGCAACAATTGGTAAACAATTTTAAAGAAGACAAACAAGTTGAAGTTTACTTTATCAGTACACAAGAAAACAAAGAAGGATACAAAAAAGAAGCTTTGGCATATCTAAAAGAAAAAGGCTTAACAATAACGACACTTTTTGATCTTGTAAAAAAAGGCGGCGGAACTAATAATGCATCATTTTCTAAATATGCAGCGATCTTTAAATCAAGTGGAATTCCGAGAAAAGTCGTTATCAAAAATGGAGAAATCCGTTTTACATCTGAAGGATATTCAGGAAATCCGGGTCAGCTTGTAGATGAACTTACCAATGTAATTAATGCTTTGAAAAAAGAATAA
- a CDS encoding RagB/SusD family nutrient uptake outer membrane protein, with protein sequence MKFLKFTLYIFLPIFLFNSCRDYVEVEPVGNNRILKYTSDYRGLANNYTEISASGGIYLLADADVEFPTSYESKVSNIWGNSYSWKERIYDPSQADSDWNSLYKAIYYSNVIINGVMSSQNGTEAQKKEIYAEAFVHRAFAYLQLVNTYGPQFDPTSANSEKAVPLLLKPELFSSLERSTVGQVYDQIISDLKDALANNIQDNPEFNVLPSKRAVYALLARTYLYMGSYQLSLDNAKKTLAMQNTLNDLKTFASGYSYPVLIENPEVIFSKTLLPSYNGAPLSTELLNSFESNDLRYNYYTIPGTNFFPSYAGRGFGIAAYSYTNGVNVGVSVPEMYLISAECYARLGQTQLAIDNLNILRAKRYKTGTTYQLSASTKAEALNLALSERQKELIGRGFRWFDQRRLNLDPAFQKTYTRVFKTVTYTLEPNSRGYVFPINQNYIDLNPELGK encoded by the coding sequence ATGAAATTTCTAAAATTCACACTATATATATTCTTGCCAATATTTCTATTCAACTCTTGTAGAGATTATGTTGAAGTAGAACCGGTTGGGAACAACAGAATCTTAAAATATACTTCTGATTACAGAGGTTTGGCAAACAATTACACCGAAATAAGTGCCTCAGGAGGAATTTATCTTTTGGCTGATGCCGATGTAGAATTTCCGACAAGTTATGAAAGTAAGGTTTCAAACATTTGGGGAAACAGCTACAGCTGGAAGGAAAGAATATATGATCCTTCACAAGCTGATTCAGATTGGAATAGTTTATATAAAGCTATTTATTACAGCAATGTGATCATAAATGGTGTAATGTCAAGCCAAAACGGAACTGAAGCTCAGAAAAAAGAAATTTATGCTGAAGCTTTTGTTCACAGAGCATTTGCTTACTTGCAATTGGTAAATACATACGGACCACAATTTGATCCAACTTCTGCCAATTCAGAAAAAGCAGTTCCACTATTATTAAAACCGGAATTATTCTCTTCTCTTGAAAGAAGTACCGTTGGACAAGTGTACGATCAGATTATTTCTGACCTAAAAGATGCATTAGCAAATAACATTCAGGATAATCCGGAGTTTAATGTACTTCCTTCAAAAAGAGCAGTTTATGCTTTATTGGCGAGAACGTATCTATATATGGGATCGTATCAGTTGAGTCTGGATAATGCAAAAAAAACATTGGCGATGCAAAATACTTTAAACGATTTAAAAACATTTGCCTCAGGATATAGTTATCCGGTTTTGATCGAGAATCCTGAAGTTATATTTTCAAAAACGTTATTGCCAAGTTATAATGGAGCGCCTTTATCTACAGAATTGCTAAACAGTTTTGAAAGCAATGATTTGCGTTACAACTATTACACGATTCCAGGAACTAATTTTTTTCCATCATACGCCGGACGAGGATTTGGAATCGCAGCATACAGTTATACAAACGGAGTAAATGTTGGAGTATCTGTTCCTGAAATGTATTTAATTTCAGCCGAATGTTATGCAAGATTAGGACAAACACAATTGGCAATTGACAATTTGAATATCTTAAGAGCAAAACGTTACAAAACAGGTACAACTTATCAGTTAAGTGCTTCAACAAAGGCAGAAGCTTTGAATCTGGCATTATCAGAAAGACAAAAAGAACTTATTGGCAGAGGATTCCGTTGGTTTGATCAGCGCAGATTAAACTTAGATCCTGCTTTTCAAAAAACATATACCAGAGTTTTTAAAACGGTGACTTATACGCTTGAACCAAATAGTCGCGGATATGTATTTCCAATTAATCAAAACTATATTGATTTAAACCCGGAATTGGGTAAATAA
- a CDS encoding endo-1,4-beta-xylanase, with product MKIKFLLMLTGLFFFLNSCSKDDNIAANGLETPVANAPKDVNDTGFRAKWMYVSHAKSYLLDVSTNENFSTFVPNYNAKEITDLNEVVIGLTGGTQYYYRVRAKNETETSGYSNIISVVTTGSSNIPEDPTFLKVKANKLAHPFFIGMAIKASQLTTGSPYDVILKNEFSSISAEYEMKMDQISTASGVYNWTVADKIVAYGNSNGINVHGHALVWHNSVPQWLKDFSGTDAEFAAEVKKYITDVVTHYAGKVKSWDVVNEAVDDNGTSMRNTIFLKRMGANYVKDCFQWARNAAIAAGDNSLLLFYNDYATSTNLAKQDKVYSIIDDLKTSNLIDGIGFQMHNNYLNPTKAQIETDINKAVAKGLKIHVSELDIQVNQSNDISTFTNERRLAQKEKYKEIVKLYNGLPAANKYALTVWGMKDNESWIPFSTELNHPGNDWPLLYDSNFAIKSSHTGFLEGLD from the coding sequence ATGAAAATTAAATTTTTACTAATGCTGACTGGTCTTTTCTTCTTTTTGAATTCTTGTTCAAAAGATGATAATATAGCGGCTAATGGCTTAGAAACGCCTGTTGCAAACGCACCAAAAGACGTGAACGATACCGGTTTTAGAGCAAAATGGATGTACGTTTCCCATGCAAAAAGCTATCTTCTGGATGTTTCAACCAACGAGAATTTCTCCACTTTTGTCCCAAATTACAATGCAAAAGAAATTACTGATTTAAACGAAGTTGTCATTGGTTTAACTGGAGGTACACAATATTATTACCGAGTTAGAGCAAAAAATGAGACAGAAACTTCGGGTTATTCAAATATTATTAGTGTTGTTACAACAGGTTCGAGCAACATTCCTGAAGATCCTACATTCTTAAAAGTAAAAGCAAATAAATTGGCACATCCATTTTTTATAGGTATGGCAATAAAAGCTTCACAATTAACTACAGGAAGTCCTTATGATGTTATTTTGAAAAATGAGTTTAGCAGTATTTCTGCTGAATACGAAATGAAAATGGATCAAATTTCTACTGCAAGTGGTGTTTACAATTGGACTGTAGCGGATAAAATTGTCGCTTACGGAAACTCTAACGGAATCAATGTTCACGGTCATGCTTTGGTATGGCATAATTCAGTCCCACAATGGTTAAAAGATTTTTCTGGTACTGATGCTGAATTTGCTGCAGAAGTAAAAAAATACATTACAGATGTGGTTACGCATTATGCCGGAAAAGTAAAATCATGGGATGTAGTTAATGAAGCTGTAGATGATAATGGCACTTCTATGAGAAATACTATTTTTCTTAAACGAATGGGTGCTAATTATGTAAAAGATTGTTTTCAATGGGCACGAAATGCAGCAATTGCAGCTGGTGACAACTCTTTATTATTATTTTATAATGATTATGCAACGTCAACAAATCTTGCAAAACAAGACAAAGTTTATAGCATTATAGATGATTTAAAAACAAGCAATCTTATTGATGGTATTGGTTTTCAAATGCATAATAATTATTTAAATCCAACAAAAGCTCAAATCGAAACTGATATTAATAAAGCTGTAGCTAAAGGTCTAAAAATTCATGTTTCGGAATTGGATATACAAGTGAATCAGTCTAATGACATTTCAACTTTTACAAATGAAAGAAGACTGGCTCAAAAAGAAAAATACAAAGAAATTGTGAAACTCTATAATGGACTTCCGGCAGCAAATAAATATGCCTTAACCGTTTGGGGAATGAAAGATAATGAATCCTGGATTCCGTTTAGTACGGAACTTAACCACCCAGGAAATGACTGGCCTTTATTGTACGATTCAAATTTTGCAATTAAAAGCTCTCATACAGGCTTTCTTGAAGGTCTAGATTAA
- a CDS encoding family 16 glycosylhydrolase — MKKLNLLALTVTCVLSLGFASCAEDVSPTAKDQSASASTKTSTSKVAGAPWVKQFEDTFDVGSSLSQWTKEQRADYNSWYCDYASSVPTTQWRDGKQCLEIKTTKLSTYKYQSGFISSNYQYKPENNTEYMLSANIKLVAMDGGTYKSFKDTYGAWPAFWSVQQNGWPTKGEIDIMEGYSFAPNASRFTSNLFYGTSTGANQLGNSAERNYPGNFDVNGNSGWHLYESYWKMKNNVVTVTIMVDNVTVATYTNGSVGNLNLNNFGPHSIIFNLNVGSKDSNFIDPNKINLFSTVMMWVDDVTVYKRPI; from the coding sequence ATGAAAAAATTAAATTTGCTAGCATTAACAGTGACATGTGTATTAAGTTTAGGATTTGCATCCTGTGCAGAAGACGTAAGTCCAACTGCAAAAGACCAATCAGCAAGTGCGAGTACAAAAACCAGTACAAGCAAAGTAGCCGGCGCGCCATGGGTCAAACAATTTGAAGATACATTTGATGTAGGTTCAAGTCTGTCACAATGGACAAAGGAGCAACGTGCAGATTATAATTCCTGGTATTGCGACTATGCCAGTTCAGTGCCTACAACACAATGGAGAGACGGAAAACAATGTTTGGAAATCAAGACGACAAAATTGAGCACGTACAAATATCAATCCGGGTTTATTTCTTCTAATTATCAATATAAGCCTGAAAACAATACCGAGTATATGCTTTCTGCCAATATTAAATTAGTAGCGATGGATGGCGGAACTTATAAGTCTTTCAAGGATACTTATGGTGCGTGGCCTGCTTTCTGGTCTGTGCAGCAAAATGGCTGGCCAACAAAAGGAGAAATAGATATTATGGAAGGTTATTCTTTTGCCCCAAATGCAAGCCGTTTTACCTCAAATCTTTTTTATGGAACTTCTACCGGAGCAAACCAATTAGGAAATTCTGCTGAAAGAAACTATCCTGGTAATTTTGATGTAAACGGAAATAGCGGATGGCATTTGTACGAGTCTTATTGGAAAATGAAAAACAATGTCGTAACAGTTACTATAATGGTAGATAATGTAACAGTTGCAACATATACAAATGGTAGTGTAGGCAATCTTAACTTAAATAATTTTGGACCGCACTCGATTATATTTAATCTGAATGTTGGATCAAAAGATTCTAATTTTATTGACCCTAATAAAATCAACTTATTTTCGACTGTAATGATGTGGGTAGATGATGTAACGGTTTACAAAAGACCAATCTGA
- a CDS encoding insulinase family protein produces the protein MKVRIFLAHFMILGLTQVSAQFKTTIPLRKDVVHGTLSNGMQYFILHNEWPKERADFYFVQNVGAILEEDNQNGLAHFLEHMAFNGTEHFKGKGIINMLAKHGVTFGRDINAYTAHDETVYNLSNVPVKNSVLLDSCLYVLHDWSGFLSLKDAEIDAERGVIHEEWRTRRNADLRIGSQLEPVLYNGSKYGKRDVLGDMDLIENFKYKQLRDYYKKWYLPNHQAVIVVGDIDPIKMEQQIKKIMGSIPMPSNSAERTYESIPDNDKLLYKLAVDKEAQQTSISLNFKKNKPAVQDIATFENSIAEQLALQMMNNRFREYTVNNETALLGAGLSLSGLTRLTTLFTLSVNPKNGRLLEAFQQAYTEYERAIQNGFTKEELDRVKENMRNSYENQLKNKDKIGNENWASQLQSYFLEASPVMSLEDEVAFVNATLAKLDVNQINTVFRGLPTEKNQILTVSGPEKDNVTYPTEADYTTAIQKIKAQKLEPYTETVANADLVTDKLSVKPIAKKFEIKGIKEAKGYVLQNGAKVIIYPTTLSQDQILFSAFSQGGTSLLSEKDLASSQIATVLAKNSGLGDFKVTDLQKQLSGKTVKVSPFIGEHYEGFSGSAVKKDLETLLELTYLYFKNPRFETQAYKRIIDYYSNTLENVNENNNKIFGDTIALLDSNHSKRTFLLSKENLAELKFDDASKIYKERFSNASDFTFVFVGNVAESDLENINKFLGNLAGNQTQEKFTDHKTGMAKGFAKEKLIREMSVPKTSIYVHLENRNTAFSEKNQIMAYMLSQLLDKRYLDKIREDEGGSYGVQTQSSLSKNPTPVFSLSVSFDCNPEKDNKLLQIVYDELDNIVKNDVSEKDLSDIKQDLIKSNQQNIKSNTYWMSIIVDQLKTNDKFVSSTEYEKLIKSISIKDIKKYAGEVLPKADKVEVVMQPKTDKKA, from the coding sequence ATGAAAGTAAGAATATTTTTAGCGCATTTTATGATCTTGGGTTTAACCCAGGTTTCAGCGCAGTTTAAAACCACAATTCCACTACGGAAAGACGTTGTACACGGAACATTAAGCAACGGAATGCAGTATTTTATTTTGCATAACGAATGGCCAAAAGAAAGAGCCGATTTTTATTTTGTTCAGAATGTAGGCGCTATTTTAGAAGAAGACAATCAAAACGGACTGGCGCATTTTCTGGAACATATGGCTTTTAATGGTACAGAACATTTTAAAGGAAAAGGCATAATTAATATGCTGGCAAAACACGGAGTAACTTTTGGTCGTGATATTAATGCTTACACAGCGCATGACGAAACGGTTTATAATCTAAGTAATGTACCGGTAAAAAATTCGGTTTTATTAGATTCTTGTTTGTATGTTTTGCACGATTGGTCGGGGTTTTTATCCTTAAAAGATGCCGAAATTGATGCAGAAAGAGGCGTGATTCACGAAGAATGGCGTACAAGAAGAAATGCTGATTTAAGAATAGGATCGCAATTAGAACCGGTATTATACAACGGTTCAAAATACGGAAAAAGAGATGTTTTAGGCGATATGGATTTGATTGAAAATTTCAAATACAAGCAACTTAGAGATTATTATAAAAAATGGTATTTGCCAAATCATCAGGCTGTAATTGTTGTTGGTGATATTGATCCGATAAAAATGGAACAGCAGATCAAGAAAATAATGGGTTCAATTCCTATGCCGTCAAATTCTGCAGAACGTACTTACGAATCGATTCCTGATAATGATAAACTGTTGTATAAACTGGCTGTAGATAAAGAAGCGCAGCAAACTTCGATTTCATTAAACTTTAAAAAGAATAAACCTGCTGTTCAGGATATTGCTACGTTTGAAAATAGTATTGCAGAGCAATTGGCTTTGCAAATGATGAATAATCGTTTTAGAGAATATACCGTAAACAATGAAACCGCTTTGCTTGGAGCTGGTTTAAGTCTTTCGGGTTTAACACGATTAACGACTTTATTTACCTTAAGCGTTAATCCTAAAAACGGAAGATTATTAGAAGCTTTTCAGCAAGCTTATACGGAATATGAACGTGCAATTCAAAATGGTTTTACAAAAGAAGAACTCGACCGTGTAAAAGAAAATATGCGTAACAGTTATGAAAATCAATTAAAAAATAAAGATAAAATTGGTAACGAAAATTGGGCTTCGCAATTGCAGAGTTATTTTCTGGAAGCTTCTCCGGTTATGAGTTTAGAAGATGAGGTTGCATTTGTGAACGCGACTTTGGCTAAACTTGATGTAAATCAAATTAATACAGTATTCCGTGGACTTCCAACAGAAAAAAATCAGATTTTGACGGTTTCAGGTCCTGAAAAAGATAATGTTACTTATCCAACAGAAGCTGATTATACAACTGCAATTCAAAAAATAAAAGCGCAAAAACTAGAACCTTACACAGAAACAGTTGCAAATGCAGATTTAGTTACAGATAAACTTTCAGTAAAACCAATTGCTAAAAAGTTTGAAATAAAAGGCATTAAGGAAGCAAAAGGATATGTTTTACAAAACGGAGCCAAAGTAATTATTTACCCAACAACGTTGTCTCAGGATCAAATTCTTTTTTCTGCTTTCAGTCAGGGCGGAACTTCTTTGTTGTCTGAAAAAGATTTAGCATCATCACAAATCGCAACTGTTTTGGCTAAAAATTCAGGATTAGGAGATTTTAAAGTTACCGATTTGCAAAAACAGCTTTCAGGAAAAACAGTAAAAGTGAGTCCGTTTATTGGTGAACATTACGAAGGTTTTAGCGGAAGCGCCGTTAAAAAAGATTTGGAAACACTTTTAGAATTAACGTATTTATATTTTAAAAATCCAAGATTTGAAACTCAGGCATACAAACGAATTATTGATTATTATAGCAATACGCTTGAAAATGTAAATGAAAACAATAATAAAATATTTGGTGATACGATTGCTTTATTAGACAGTAATCACAGCAAGCGAACATTTCTTTTGAGCAAAGAAAATCTTGCCGAATTAAAATTTGATGATGCTTCTAAAATCTATAAAGAACGTTTCTCAAATGCGTCTGATTTTACATTTGTTTTTGTTGGAAACGTTGCAGAAAGTGACTTGGAAAACATTAATAAATTTCTAGGAAACTTAGCAGGAAATCAAACTCAGGAAAAATTTACAGATCATAAAACAGGAATGGCAAAAGGATTTGCAAAAGAAAAACTAATCAGAGAAATGAGCGTTCCTAAAACTAGTATTTATGTACATCTTGAAAACAGAAATACTGCCTTTTCTGAGAAAAACCAGATTATGGCATATATGCTTTCTCAATTATTAGACAAAAGATATTTAGATAAAATCAGAGAAGACGAAGGCGGAAGTTATGGTGTTCAAACGCAGAGTTCTTTGTCTAAAAATCCAACGCCTGTTTTTTCTCTTAGCGTAAGTTTTGACTGTAATCCTGAAAAAGACAACAAACTACTTCAAATCGTATATGATGAATTGGATAACATTGTAAAAAATGATGTTTCGGAAAAAGATTTATCAGATATAAAACAAGATTTAATAAAAAGCAATCAGCAAAATATTAAGTCAAATACGTATTGGATGAGCATTATTGTCGATCAGCTAAAAACCAATGACAAGTTTGTAAGCAGTACTGAATATGAGAAATTAATAAAAAGTATTTCGATAAAAGACATTAAAAAATACGCAGGCGAAGTATTGCCAAAAGCTGATAAAGTAGAAGTAGTGATGCAGCCTAAAACCGATAAAAAAGCATAA